A single Methanofastidiosum sp. DNA region contains:
- the cas5b gene encoding type I-B CRISPR-associated protein Cas5b, translating to MEVLRVKLRSLTSTFRYHTFQSGQQPTLPMPPISTLVGLLSAAKGDIVSIDQIDFLGYIFFTKGNGTDLEKTYYLGGDKQDILKKDFLVDNTLYLYLPLSWENYLKNPRYQLLLGRSSDLAYIDEIKKVNLDKKSNVQISNTIVPLGTINAFGTLQPMPIEFNYSQTPRRVKKLKPFILVSQSFNYPNEAFYDPELDMGVWIYEKEYLS from the coding sequence ATGGAAGTTCTTAGAGTTAAACTAAGAAGTCTTACTTCAACGTTTAGGTATCACACATTCCAATCAGGGCAACAACCAACTCTACCTATGCCACCGATTTCAACTTTAGTAGGATTACTTTCGGCTGCAAAAGGAGATATTGTCTCAATAGACCAGATTGATTTTTTAGGCTACATATTTTTTACTAAAGGCAATGGAACTGATTTAGAGAAAACTTATTATTTAGGTGGGGATAAACAAGATATATTAAAAAAAGATTTCTTAGTTGACAACACTCTATACTTATACCTTCCATTATCCTGGGAAAATTATTTGAAAAATCCAAGGTATCAACTGCTTTTAGGTAGATCATCAGATTTAGCATATATCGATGAAATAAAAAAAGTCAATCTTGATAAAAAAAGCAACGTTCAAATAAGCAATACGATTGTTCCGTTAGGAACTATTAATGCTTTTGGAACACTTCAACCAATGCCGATTGAATTTAACTATTCACAAACTCCAAGAAGAGTAAAAAAACTCAAGCCATTTATTTTGGTAAGTCAAAGCTTTAACTATCCAAATGAAGCCTTTTACGATCCAGAACTAGATATGGGCGTATGGATTTATGAAAAAGAATATCTTAGCTAA
- the cas3 gene encoding CRISPR-associated helicase Cas3', which produces MKKNILAKFNPNETIEEHIQNALSVYESIKESFTWIPAITKVDDFWAHLFYAIVLHDIGKSAAGFQKDPLTWGYRHEILSVPFTQFLSCPDFVKNSIAMSILTHHKYLDKISLKLPPDYKLPVKSEYEIKLGELLENIDYVKDYLKIIKTWESDYKIGEKFLESEDFVNNLYEYNFYSLVNWYNKEVKKNKIYFIFLKGLLNAIDHLSSSGEKNILILPGILDGLTRILSQTRELQSRALETYGNAIIKAPTGYGKTEASLLWAHRNMDQGYSNRLFYVLPYKTSINAMYERFSRKYFQEKNIVGMYHSSSDYYYYMHNEDYRKLKNLYRKIYLPAKISTPFQIMKGIFGVGYYEMEFSELSNSVMILDEIHAYEDNITGILLGMLEVLTNEYGSKTLIMSATLPSFIEELFVETLNPKKLTIKDQELDTFNRHRIEIIEGDIFNAIDSIGKVLGSCGKPILIVCNTVDRAIEVYNKLKDKYCSLLIHGRFCHLDRQKIEEELKNNFNNYEIVVATQVIEVSLDLSFSTIITEPAPLDALIQRFGRVNRQGWQSKQIKPINILTKGSTKDHYVYEKKLVDNSLSQLMDINGGILRESKIQELMDNVYVDFVDESCENITFAKDNTLEIYKDLEPMKKSNSEEEFYNLFKAFEVIPSIFHEDVNKAILEGRYMDIYRYKVPLSFSKYYAISKKYGDCFFKDETIDSRPNIIFTNLCYTNEFGLLTDSFNRDPKEYIF; this is translated from the coding sequence ATGAAAAAGAATATCTTAGCTAAGTTCAATCCTAACGAAACTATAGAAGAACATATACAAAACGCCTTAAGTGTTTATGAGAGTATAAAAGAATCTTTCACTTGGATACCAGCGATAACAAAAGTTGATGATTTTTGGGCACATTTATTTTATGCAATAGTCTTACACGACATAGGGAAATCTGCAGCAGGATTTCAAAAAGATCCGCTAACTTGGGGGTATAGGCATGAGATACTTTCTGTTCCGTTTACTCAATTTTTATCGTGCCCCGATTTTGTTAAGAATTCTATAGCAATGTCTATTCTCACACATCATAAATACTTGGACAAAATATCACTTAAATTGCCTCCCGATTATAAATTACCTGTAAAATCGGAGTATGAAATAAAATTAGGAGAGCTATTAGAAAACATAGATTATGTCAAGGATTATCTCAAAATTATCAAAACTTGGGAGTCTGATTACAAGATAGGAGAGAAATTTCTTGAATCTGAGGATTTTGTAAATAATTTGTATGAATATAATTTCTATTCTTTAGTTAACTGGTATAATAAAGAAGTTAAGAAAAATAAGATATATTTCATTTTTCTCAAAGGTTTGTTGAATGCAATTGATCATTTGTCATCTAGTGGGGAGAAGAATATTCTCATTTTGCCGGGTATACTAGATGGTTTGACTAGAATTCTCTCACAAACGAGAGAGCTTCAGTCTCGGGCATTAGAAACTTATGGAAATGCTATAATCAAAGCCCCAACAGGATATGGAAAAACTGAAGCTTCTCTCTTGTGGGCTCACAGAAATATGGATCAAGGTTATTCTAATAGATTATTTTACGTATTGCCCTATAAGACCAGTATAAATGCAATGTATGAAAGATTTTCACGAAAATATTTTCAAGAAAAGAATATCGTCGGTATGTATCACAGTTCTTCAGATTATTACTACTATATGCATAATGAAGATTATAGGAAACTAAAAAATCTTTATAGAAAGATATACCTACCGGCTAAAATATCTACTCCTTTCCAGATAATGAAAGGTATTTTTGGGGTAGGATACTATGAAATGGAATTCTCTGAACTTTCTAATTCCGTAATGATTCTAGATGAAATCCACGCATATGAGGATAATATTACGGGAATTCTTTTGGGGATGTTGGAAGTATTAACAAATGAGTATGGATCTAAAACGCTGATTATGTCAGCTACCTTACCATCTTTTATAGAAGAATTATTTGTTGAAACCTTAAATCCAAAAAAACTAACAATTAAAGACCAAGAGCTAGATACTTTTAATCGGCATAGGATTGAGATCATTGAAGGGGACATATTTAATGCCATTGATTCCATTGGGAAGGTCTTGGGCAGTTGTGGCAAACCTATACTTATTGTATGCAATACTGTTGATAGGGCAATTGAAGTATATAACAAATTGAAGGACAAATATTGTTCTTTGTTGATTCATGGAAGATTCTGTCATTTAGATCGGCAGAAGATTGAGGAAGAACTAAAAAATAATTTCAATAATTATGAGATTGTAGTTGCAACTCAAGTCATTGAAGTTTCTTTAGATCTAAGTTTTAGTACAATTATAACGGAGCCTGCCCCTTTAGATGCATTAATTCAAAGATTCGGTAGGGTAAACAGACAAGGTTGGCAATCAAAACAAATTAAACCAATTAATATCTTAACAAAAGGCTCTACTAAAGATCATTACGTTTACGAAAAAAAATTAGTTGATAACTCTCTAAGCCAATTGATGGATATAAATGGAGGGATACTAAGAGAATCAAAAATACAAGAGTTAATGGATAATGTCTATGTGGATTTTGTTGATGAATCTTGTGAGAATATCACATTTGCAAAAGATAATACACTTGAAATATACAAGGATTTAGAGCCAATGAAAAAAAGCAATAGTGAAGAGGAGTTCTATAATTTATTTAAGGCATTTGAAGTCATTCCTTCAATATTCCATGAAGACGTAAACAAAGCTATTTTAGAAGGAAGATATATGGACATCTATAGATACAAAGTCCCTCTTTCATTTTCTAAATATTATGCCATTTCTAAGAAGTATGGAGATTGTTTTTTCAAGGACGAGACAATTGATTCCAGGCCAAACATAATTTTTACGAATCTTTGTTACACCAATGAATTTGGTTTGTTAACAGATAGTTTTAATAGAGATCCTAAAGAGTACATATTTTGA
- a CDS encoding amidohydrolase family protein, whose translation MSEFSLVIKNARINDTTISDIGINNGKIEKIGRLNNGKTNIDANKNYVISGFVNSHCHLDKSNLLDKMTEDHLGKTLEENRLLLKKLKSSYSESDIEKRATDTIEKMLSKGITAIRTQVDVDPTAGVVSIRSLLKLREKYKDRVYIQIAAFPQEGVVDEAKRDLMEKAMELGADVVGGLPLVEAKGNEKRHLEILFELAKQYNKNLDIQVDETNDPRMAILPEVIKKTKEENFNGRVTVTHAIALSRLPTEKAREIIEQMKALRINVIVTPSANMITRFAEVSDLWIRPSNSITRVTELYDSGINVAIGTDNVRDIFYPFGNCSMIRELHMLVSATRMTTRDYIDGAISMATTNGAKLLGLNYGIEEGRQADIIITDGKSKLDILNSDETIPYVIKNGNILSLDKNRLERGSN comes from the coding sequence TTGAGCGAATTTAGTCTTGTCATTAAGAATGCAAGAATCAACGATACCACTATTTCTGATATTGGTATTAATAATGGCAAAATAGAAAAAATAGGCAGATTGAATAATGGCAAAACAAACATAGATGCAAATAAAAATTATGTAATAAGTGGTTTTGTGAATTCCCACTGTCATCTTGATAAGTCAAATCTACTAGACAAGATGACAGAAGACCATCTTGGTAAGACACTTGAAGAAAACAGGCTTCTATTAAAAAAATTGAAAAGTTCTTATTCAGAATCAGACATTGAAAAAAGAGCAACTGATACAATAGAAAAGATGCTCTCAAAAGGGATAACGGCAATAAGAACACAAGTGGATGTAGATCCAACGGCCGGGGTAGTCTCGATTAGATCTCTCCTAAAATTAAGAGAAAAATACAAAGATAGAGTATACATACAGATAGCAGCTTTCCCGCAGGAAGGTGTAGTTGATGAAGCAAAAAGAGACTTAATGGAAAAAGCAATGGAACTTGGAGCAGATGTAGTTGGAGGTCTACCACTAGTTGAAGCAAAGGGAAATGAGAAAAGGCATCTTGAAATTCTTTTTGAGCTCGCAAAACAGTATAATAAGAATCTTGATATCCAGGTAGACGAAACAAATGACCCGAGAATGGCAATACTGCCAGAGGTAATAAAAAAGACGAAGGAAGAAAATTTCAATGGGAGGGTAACAGTAACTCATGCAATAGCGCTTTCAAGACTGCCAACAGAAAAGGCAAGAGAGATAATTGAACAGATGAAGGCTCTAAGGATTAATGTCATAGTTACCCCAAGTGCAAACATGATTACAAGATTTGCAGAAGTAAGTGACCTCTGGATAAGGCCATCAAACAGCATAACTAGGGTAACTGAGCTATACGACAGTGGAATAAACGTTGCAATAGGAACTGATAATGTAAGGGATATCTTCTACCCATTTGGAAACTGTAGCATGATAAGAGAGCTTCACATGCTGGTATCTGCAACAAGGATGACCACAAGAGATTACATAGATGGGGCCATATCAATGGCAACAACAAACGGCGCAAAACTTCTGGGATTAAATTACGGAATAGAAGAAGGAAGACAAGCTGACATAATAATCACAGACGGCAAGTCAAAACTTGATATTCTAAACAGCGATGAAACAATACCCTACGTCATTAAAAATGGAAATATTCTTTCTCTTGATAAAAATAGACTTGAAAGGGGGAGTAACTGA
- the cas4 gene encoding CRISPR-associated protein Cas4, translating to MNEIDSNITGTQINYFFICKTKLWLFSKFQTMEHSSDVVKDGKIIHESVHKRMIKEVNLPGMKIDLIQKKDDLVIYEVKKSKRMEKASIYQLLFYLYKLKEMEIIAKGILDYPLIRKTEEIILTEEKERELEEISNEIILIIEGSMPPPEKKSYCSKCSYYDFCWV from the coding sequence GTGAATGAGATAGATAGTAACATTACAGGAACACAAATAAACTATTTCTTTATTTGTAAAACCAAACTCTGGCTTTTCTCAAAATTTCAAACAATGGAACATTCCTCTGACGTTGTTAAGGATGGAAAAATTATACATGAATCAGTTCATAAAAGAATGATTAAAGAAGTAAATTTACCGGGGATGAAAATAGATTTAATCCAAAAGAAAGATGATTTAGTAATATACGAAGTTAAGAAATCAAAGAGAATGGAAAAAGCTTCAATTTATCAATTACTATTCTATCTTTATAAATTAAAAGAAATGGAAATTATTGCAAAAGGAATTTTAGATTATCCCCTCATTAGAAAAACTGAAGAGATAATCCTAACTGAAGAAAAAGAGAGGGAGTTAGAAGAGATCTCAAATGAAATAATTCTAATTATTGAGGGCTCTATGCCACCACCGGAAAAAAAATCATATTGTAGTAAATGTAGTTATTACGATTTTTGTTGGGTGTAA
- the cas2 gene encoding CRISPR-associated endonuclease Cas2 — translation MYIILVYDVSVERVNKVKSYLRQHLNWVQNSVFEGEITDSKLRELKNGLNEIIKKDKDNIIIYISKSDKFLIREMIGTPKSDLSNIL, via the coding sequence GTGTATATCATTTTAGTATACGATGTATCTGTTGAAAGAGTAAATAAAGTAAAAAGTTATCTAAGACAACATCTAAACTGGGTTCAAAATTCTGTATTTGAGGGAGAGATCACAGATTCAAAACTTCGAGAATTAAAAAATGGATTGAATGAAATTATAAAAAAAGATAAAGACAATATCATAATATATATTTCAAAAAGTGACAAATTTTTAATAAGAGAAATGATTGGAACTCCTAAATCTGATTTATCAAATATTCTCTAA
- a CDS encoding DUF6282 family protein yields MSNIESIVRDSIDMHYHIGPDVLPRRDTVESLLKNEKGKITGIALKSHAFPTISVINTVEKKSEGPFLIGSITLNYFMGGFNPSAIYASATMSKGAPIIVWFPTIHAENHLLNNHSEYEIPPEWVKDPKFKPRLKSELKAIKVTDWNYRLFDKCNRVLKAIKENNGILATGHLSWQESYVLASEALKMGIPTIITHPMQRDIKMPIDVQKELAGKGAYIEHCYIMWLDRDHPEDYPLKTIKEDIEEVGYEQCIISSDAGQVRNPSSSECLETYMNLLNNEGISENALATMAVTNPRKILGMEIK; encoded by the coding sequence ATGTCTAATATCGAATCAATAGTCAGAGATTCAATAGACATGCACTACCACATAGGGCCGGACGTTCTACCGAGAAGGGACACTGTAGAGAGCCTTCTAAAGAATGAAAAAGGAAAAATAACTGGAATAGCATTAAAGTCTCATGCATTCCCAACAATATCGGTAATAAACACAGTTGAAAAAAAATCAGAAGGCCCTTTTCTAATAGGGTCAATAACTTTGAATTACTTCATGGGAGGGTTTAATCCAAGTGCAATATACGCTTCTGCAACAATGTCAAAGGGTGCGCCAATTATCGTGTGGTTCCCCACAATACATGCGGAAAACCATCTTTTGAACAATCACAGTGAGTACGAGATACCCCCCGAGTGGGTAAAGGATCCAAAATTTAAACCTAGATTAAAATCTGAACTAAAAGCAATAAAAGTCACAGACTGGAATTATAGATTATTCGATAAATGCAATAGAGTCCTTAAGGCAATAAAAGAAAATAACGGAATTCTTGCAACAGGGCACTTGTCATGGCAGGAAAGTTATGTACTAGCAAGTGAAGCATTAAAAATGGGCATCCCTACAATCATTACTCACCCGATGCAGAGGGACATCAAAATGCCCATAGATGTCCAGAAGGAGCTTGCCGGAAAAGGAGCATACATTGAGCACTGTTACATCATGTGGCTAGACAGAGACCATCCGGAAGACTATCCCCTCAAAACAATAAAGGAAGATATTGAAGAAGTTGGGTATGAGCAATGTATCATATCTTCTGATGCAGGGCAGGTGAGAAATCCATCTTCAAGTGAATGTCTTGAGACCTACATGAACTTGCTAAACAATGAAGGTATATCAGAGAATGCTTTAGCTACAATGGCAGTGACAAACCCAAGAAAGATTCTAGGGATGGAGATAAAATGA
- the cas7i gene encoding type I-B CRISPR-associated protein Cas7/Cst2/DevR, whose amino-acid sequence MSFVSGMVLIDAPHSALNMAGLDKGLEQNKVVVKKFKKGRNEYPYVSAQSWRFWWRTTLQEHFDWKLSGLTKIEGRSQAITETNPIDYPDDDIFGYMKAQKDNQTVTRISPLKTTPLVSILPAYNSVVSDFGVFSRHEGNPVPYEQQFYSTVLKGAFSLDLNSLGKFTLMDRAGYKNIATVGKNENDEGYKKLLEKAKENGVKIEDNYWTLPNELRKTRAVETLKALKYLNGGAKQTLFLTDVVPKFIILGIFEGGINPFITDILFEEKGEIRLSKETLVSRIVQYEDILKPKKIIIGKDKGFFPNWEQELMKLNEEYNLDKSGLNIVYFNNIGDAIESCTNEVEKYYGSS is encoded by the coding sequence ATGAGTTTTGTATCCGGTATGGTTTTGATCGATGCCCCACATTCTGCTTTGAATATGGCAGGATTGGATAAAGGCTTAGAACAAAATAAAGTTGTTGTAAAGAAATTCAAAAAAGGCAGGAATGAGTACCCATACGTTTCTGCCCAATCTTGGAGATTTTGGTGGAGGACGACTCTACAAGAACACTTTGATTGGAAATTATCAGGTTTGACAAAAATTGAAGGTAGAAGTCAAGCTATTACTGAAACAAATCCTATTGACTACCCAGATGATGATATTTTTGGGTATATGAAAGCTCAAAAGGATAATCAAACTGTTACAAGGATATCCCCCTTAAAAACAACACCTTTGGTATCAATATTGCCTGCCTATAATTCTGTTGTATCTGATTTTGGTGTTTTCTCTAGACATGAAGGAAACCCCGTTCCATATGAGCAACAGTTTTATTCGACTGTATTAAAAGGGGCTTTCTCTTTGGATCTTAACTCTTTAGGTAAATTTACTCTGATGGATAGAGCAGGATACAAAAACATAGCAACAGTCGGGAAAAATGAGAATGACGAGGGATATAAAAAACTACTTGAAAAAGCTAAAGAAAATGGAGTAAAAATCGAAGATAACTATTGGACTTTGCCAAATGAGCTAAGAAAAACAAGAGCCGTAGAAACTTTAAAAGCTTTAAAATATCTTAACGGCGGAGCAAAACAAACTTTATTCTTGACCGATGTAGTTCCTAAATTTATAATTTTGGGAATCTTTGAGGGGGGTATAAATCCATTCATTACCGACATACTCTTTGAAGAAAAAGGAGAAATAAGATTGTCTAAAGAAACTCTTGTTTCTAGAATAGTTCAATATGAGGATATTTTAAAGCCGAAAAAGATAATAATTGGAAAAGATAAAGGATTTTTCCCGAACTGGGAACAAGAGTTAATGAAATTGAATGAAGAGTATAATCTTGACAAGAGTGGGCTAAATATTGTCTATTTTAATAATATAGGAGATGCTATTGAGTCTTGTACAAACGAGGTAGAAAAATATTATGGAAGTTCTTAG
- the cas1b gene encoding type I-B CRISPR-associated endonuclease Cas1b, with translation MMKQDFYLLKNGVLSRKENTVYFYSEKERHILPINTISSIYCYGRVTFTSGVVSYLSKKGVPIHFFNYYGYYEGTYYPREYLLSGETIVRQAEHYLDKEKRMFLAKEILSGGIYNIKKNLSYYKANEELESIKKWEEKIQDTNTISELMSVEGNIRNIYYQSFNKILPEDFNFEKRTRRPPKNMVNALISFSNSLMYSTVLTEIYNTQLNPTISYLHEPFKRRFSLSLDLSEIFKPFIGDRVVFKLLNKRIISKDDFDKDLNYCLLKDSGRRLFLQHYNERLDKTIKHRTLDRDVSYKHIIKLECYKLIKHVSGLKNYESFRIWW, from the coding sequence ATTATGAAACAAGATTTTTATTTATTAAAAAATGGGGTTCTAAGTAGAAAGGAAAATACAGTATATTTCTATTCTGAAAAGGAGAGACATATCTTGCCAATTAATACGATATCTTCAATATATTGCTACGGCAGAGTTACTTTTACATCAGGAGTTGTTTCCTATTTATCAAAGAAAGGTGTTCCAATCCATTTTTTTAATTATTATGGTTACTATGAGGGTACTTACTACCCCCGAGAATACTTGTTATCTGGAGAAACTATAGTAAGGCAGGCGGAACACTACTTAGACAAAGAAAAAAGAATGTTTCTTGCTAAAGAGATATTAAGCGGAGGGATATATAATATTAAGAAAAATCTTTCATACTATAAAGCGAACGAAGAACTTGAATCTATAAAAAAATGGGAAGAAAAAATTCAAGATACAAATACTATTAGTGAACTAATGAGTGTAGAGGGAAATATACGAAATATTTACTATCAATCATTTAATAAAATACTCCCTGAGGACTTTAATTTTGAAAAAAGAACTAGAAGACCCCCTAAAAACATGGTAAATGCATTAATTTCTTTTTCAAATTCCCTGATGTACTCAACTGTTTTAACAGAAATATATAATACTCAGTTAAATCCAACTATTTCATACCTTCATGAACCTTTTAAGAGAAGATTTTCTTTAAGTTTGGATTTAAGTGAAATTTTCAAACCATTTATTGGCGATAGAGTGGTGTTTAAACTTTTGAATAAAAGAATAATTTCTAAAGATGATTTTGATAAAGATTTAAACTATTGCCTTCTAAAAGATTCTGGGAGAAGATTATTTTTGCAACACTATAATGAACGCCTGGATAAAACGATTAAACATCGTACTTTAGATAGAGATGTTTCATACAAACACATTATAAAATTAGAATGCTATAAACTGATAAAACATGTTAGTGGATTAAAGAATTACGAATCATTTAGGATCTGGTGGTAG
- a CDS encoding dihydroorotate oxidase encodes MIDISADISGVHFDSCIMNASGPLDTTLEELTDIATSSAGGIVMKSCTVEVREGNPEPRYVDVEWGSINSMGLPNLGYKYYNEITPKLKSYGKPLIASIAGAESQEYKKIVESFNTSNVDILEINLSCPNVVGRPQIGYDFEMSEEIMGVVGDVSDKPWGVKLPPYFDFVHFEEMASILNNSKISFIVSINSIGNALFIDWETEKVLIKPKGGFGGLGGKYIKPTALANVRKFHELLDKSIKIVGVGGVYSGIDAFEFILSGATLLQLGTSFAQEGPQIFERVTRELKAIMEKKGYKSLEDFRGKLKVMN; translated from the coding sequence ATGATTGACATTTCCGCAGATATCTCGGGGGTTCATTTCGATAGTTGCATAATGAACGCATCAGGGCCACTAGATACAACTTTAGAAGAATTGACAGACATCGCAACTTCTTCTGCCGGCGGAATTGTAATGAAGTCATGCACAGTTGAAGTGCGCGAGGGAAATCCCGAGCCAAGGTATGTTGATGTTGAATGGGGGTCAATTAATTCAATGGGGTTACCAAATCTTGGGTACAAGTACTATAATGAGATAACTCCTAAGTTAAAATCCTACGGTAAGCCATTAATAGCAAGCATAGCCGGTGCAGAAAGCCAGGAGTACAAAAAAATAGTTGAGTCATTTAACACTTCCAATGTGGATATCTTAGAGATTAATCTATCATGCCCTAATGTTGTTGGAAGGCCACAGATAGGATATGACTTTGAAATGTCTGAAGAGATAATGGGTGTAGTGGGTGATGTTTCTGATAAGCCGTGGGGTGTCAAACTCCCGCCATACTTTGATTTTGTTCATTTTGAGGAGATGGCTTCGATTCTTAATAATTCCAAAATCTCTTTTATAGTTAGCATTAATTCAATTGGAAATGCCCTTTTCATAGACTGGGAAACTGAGAAAGTTCTAATAAAGCCAAAAGGTGGATTTGGCGGTCTTGGAGGGAAATATATCAAACCGACAGCCCTTGCAAACGTCAGGAAGTTCCACGAACTTCTGGATAAAAGTATCAAAATTGTAGGGGTAGGCGGGGTATACAGCGGCATTGATGCATTTGAATTTATCCTATCAGGCGCTACTTTGCTGCAACTTGGGACCTCTTTCGCACAGGAAGGGCCGCAAATATTTGAGAGGGTAACAAGAGAGCTTAAAGCGATAATGGAAAAGAAAGGCTACAAATCTCTAGAAGATTTTAGAGGGAAACTAAAGGTGATGAATTGA
- the pyrE gene encoding orotate phosphoribosyltransferase, which yields MKALYDILFITKSIHIDAENPFTFSSGIKSPIYCDTRRLISYPKERKMIISGFLDKINGMNIESVIGVATGGISWGAWLSDKLDVPFAYIRSSHKDYGKKQSIEGNIDFNKNILVIEDVVSTGGSLGRAINLLKESSAKSLNACSIFSYQFPESIKLFQELDVPFQSLLTLDGLLEYESDKLGHNKKEIEIWKKNPREWRS from the coding sequence TTGAAAGCGCTCTATGACATACTTTTCATAACGAAAAGCATTCACATAGATGCAGAAAATCCCTTCACCTTTTCTTCAGGGATAAAGAGCCCAATTTACTGCGACACAAGACGGCTGATATCTTATCCAAAGGAGAGAAAAATGATAATATCGGGATTCTTAGATAAAATAAATGGCATGAATATTGAATCTGTGATCGGTGTTGCAACAGGTGGCATCTCATGGGGTGCGTGGCTCTCTGATAAACTTGATGTGCCATTTGCGTACATTAGATCTTCCCACAAGGACTATGGGAAAAAACAGAGCATTGAAGGAAACATTGATTTTAATAAAAATATACTTGTTATAGAAGATGTTGTTTCAACAGGTGGATCCCTTGGAAGGGCGATCAATTTACTGAAAGAGTCTTCTGCAAAATCCTTGAATGCTTGTTCTATATTCTCTTACCAATTTCCTGAATCTATAAAATTATTCCAAGAGCTAGATGTTCCGTTTCAAAGTCTTTTGACACTTGATGGATTACTTGAATATGAATCAGATAAACTTGGGCATAATAAGAAAGAAATAGAGATCTGGAAAAAGAATCCAAGGGAGTGGCGAAGTTAA